A DNA window from Comamonas fluminis contains the following coding sequences:
- the mdeB gene encoding alpha-ketoglutarate dehydrogenase yields the protein MSNSISADQQHIQDTDPAETTEWRDAFTALAAQEGEERARFMLDELVRLARTQRIQWQPDLNTPYVNTIPSAAQPPFPGDLAVEERIASLMRWNALVMVVRANKAYGELGGHIASYASAADLFEAGFNHFFHARSPAHGGDLVFFQPHSSPGVYARAYLEGRLTEADLMHYRQEITAPDSGARGLCSYPHPYLMPDFWQFPTGSMGIGPISSIYHARFMRYLTHRNLLDCQNRKVWGVFGDGEMDEPESMSALTLAAREKLDNLVWVVNCNLQRLDGPVRGNGRIIDELERLFAGAGWNVIKLVWGSDWDGLFARDLTGTLVRTLGDTVDGQMQTFAAKDGRYNREHFFGQNPEVAALAQGLTDEQIDQLKRGGHDLVKIHAAYAAAAAHRGQPTVILAHTKKGYGMGTAGQGKMTTHSQKKLDEEELIEFRNRFNLPLTDEQATSLSFYKPAADSTEMRYLRDHREKLGGSLPKRETACDVVPVPPIDKYAQFAVAAAGKEMSTTMAFVRMLGTLLKDAQLGPRIVPIVADEARTFGMANLFKQVGIYSSVGQRYAPEDIGSVLSYREALDGQILEEGISEAGAIASWTAAATSYSVHGLAMLPFYIYYSMFGFQRVGDAIWAAADQRARGFLLGATSGRTTLGGEGLQHQDGTSHLVAATIPNCKAYDPAYAGELAVILDAGMREMMVEQKDVFYYITLMNENYAQPDLPEGAAEGVLRGCYVLRRFGEGVAKDANRVTLLGSGAILTEVVKAAEQLAAEGWGVDVVSVTSWSELARDGMASESQSGTTPWIAQVLDGTLGPVIAATDYVRAVPESVRAYLPAGSSYRTLGTDGFGRSDTRAALRQFFHVDAASIVRTAKESQQ from the coding sequence ATGTCCAACAGCATTTCTGCTGATCAGCAGCATATCCAAGACACGGACCCTGCCGAAACCACCGAATGGCGCGATGCTTTTACGGCGCTGGCTGCGCAAGAAGGCGAGGAGCGTGCCCGCTTCATGCTCGACGAACTGGTGCGTCTGGCCCGCACCCAGCGCATCCAGTGGCAGCCTGACCTGAACACGCCCTATGTCAACACCATTCCCTCGGCGGCGCAGCCTCCGTTTCCGGGCGATTTGGCGGTGGAAGAGCGCATCGCATCGCTGATGCGCTGGAACGCTCTGGTCATGGTGGTGCGCGCCAACAAGGCGTATGGCGAGCTGGGCGGCCACATCGCCAGCTATGCCAGCGCGGCCGATTTGTTTGAGGCCGGCTTCAACCACTTCTTCCACGCCCGCAGCCCTGCGCATGGCGGCGATCTGGTGTTTTTCCAGCCGCACAGCTCGCCCGGCGTGTATGCGCGGGCCTACCTGGAAGGTCGCCTCACTGAAGCCGACCTGATGCACTACCGCCAGGAAATCACCGCGCCCGACAGCGGTGCACGCGGCCTGTGCAGCTATCCGCACCCGTATCTGATGCCGGACTTCTGGCAGTTCCCCACAGGCTCGATGGGCATCGGCCCCATCAGCAGCATCTACCACGCGCGCTTCATGCGCTACCTCACGCATCGCAACTTGCTGGACTGCCAGAACCGCAAAGTCTGGGGCGTGTTTGGCGACGGTGAGATGGACGAGCCCGAGAGCATGAGCGCGCTCACACTGGCCGCACGCGAGAAGCTCGACAACCTGGTCTGGGTGGTCAACTGCAACCTGCAGCGCCTGGACGGGCCGGTGCGAGGCAACGGCCGCATCATCGACGAGCTGGAGCGCCTGTTCGCCGGCGCCGGCTGGAACGTCATCAAGCTGGTGTGGGGCAGCGACTGGGACGGCTTGTTTGCACGTGACCTGACCGGCACCCTGGTGCGCACATTGGGCGACACGGTGGATGGCCAGATGCAGACCTTCGCCGCCAAGGACGGGCGCTACAACCGCGAGCATTTCTTTGGCCAGAACCCCGAAGTGGCCGCGCTGGCACAGGGCCTGACCGACGAGCAGATTGACCAGCTCAAGCGCGGCGGCCATGACCTCGTCAAGATCCACGCTGCTTACGCAGCCGCTGCAGCCCACCGCGGCCAGCCTACCGTGATTCTGGCGCACACCAAAAAAGGCTATGGCATGGGCACGGCTGGGCAGGGCAAGATGACCACCCACAGCCAGAAGAAGCTGGATGAAGAGGAGTTGATCGAATTCCGCAACCGCTTCAACCTGCCGCTGACGGATGAGCAAGCCACCTCGCTGAGCTTCTACAAACCCGCTGCCGACAGCACCGAGATGCGCTATCTGCGCGATCACCGCGAGAAGCTGGGTGGCTCGCTGCCCAAGCGCGAAACCGCGTGCGATGTGGTGCCTGTGCCCCCCATCGACAAATACGCCCAGTTTGCGGTGGCCGCTGCTGGCAAGGAGATGAGCACCACCATGGCCTTTGTGCGCATGCTGGGCACCTTGCTCAAGGATGCACAGCTGGGCCCGCGCATCGTGCCCATCGTGGCCGATGAAGCGCGCACCTTTGGTATGGCCAACCTGTTCAAGCAGGTCGGCATTTACAGCAGCGTGGGCCAGCGCTATGCGCCCGAAGACATTGGCTCGGTGCTCTCGTACCGCGAAGCGCTGGACGGCCAGATTCTGGAAGAAGGCATCAGCGAAGCCGGTGCCATTGCCAGCTGGACGGCTGCAGCCACCAGCTACAGCGTGCACGGCCTGGCCATGCTGCCGTTCTACATCTATTACTCGATGTTTGGCTTCCAGCGTGTGGGCGATGCCATCTGGGCTGCGGCCGATCAGCGCGCGCGTGGCTTCTTGCTGGGTGCCACATCGGGCCGCACCACACTGGGCGGCGAAGGCCTGCAGCACCAGGACGGCACCAGCCACTTGGTGGCAGCCACCATCCCCAACTGCAAGGCCTACGACCCGGCCTACGCGGGCGAGCTGGCCGTCATTCTGGACGCAGGCATGCGCGAGATGATGGTCGAGCAGAAGGACGTTTTCTACTACATCACCCTGATGAACGAGAACTACGCCCAGCCCGACCTGCCTGAGGGCGCGGCCGAAGGCGTGTTGCGCGGCTGCTATGTGCTGCGCCGCTTTGGTGAAGGTGTGGCCAAGGACGCGAACCGCGTCACCTTGCTGGGCTCGGGCGCCATCCTGACCGAAGTGGTCAAGGCGGCAGAGCAACTGGCCGCTGAAGGTTGGGGTGTGGACGTGGTCAGCGTCACCAGCTGGAGCGAGCTGGCCCGCGACGGCATGGCCAGCGAATCGCAGTCCGGCACCACGCCCTGGATTGCCCAGGTACTGGATGGCACGCTGGGCCCCGTCATTGCCGCCACCGACTATGTGCGCGCCGTGCCCGAAAGCGTGCGCGCCTACCTGCCAGCAGGCAGCAGCTACCGCACGCTGGGCACGGACGGCTTTGGCCGCAGCGACACCCGCGCCGCATTGCGTCAGTTCTTCCACGTGGATGCCGCCAGCATCGTGCGCACCGCCAAGGAGAGCCAGCAATGA